The sequence aacaaataaaaaatatgatatttatattgctctttcatttttattttatttttttcatgttCAATGAGTtgctatatataaaaaaaaattttaaattctcgaCAATTGTTTAAGCGAAATGGTAAATTAACCACTCAATCAACTTAAATTGGTTACTATTAACTACAAAATTAGAAAAATTATCATTTTAGTTGAACTCATTAATATTAATTACTATCTAAAGCattaataacataaataaaagacaaAAGTACTCTATAAAAAAGTGAATTAGTTGACATATTAATTTATACTTTATATGtacataatatatattttattctaatgTAGTAACATGATAATAAGGTGAAATCATACTTAAAATATCATatctaaaataaatgaaaatatgtAAGTAAAAAATAAATGAGAATCAAATTCTAAgtaataattctttttttttcgatttattttcaaattttatacttTTGCAATATTGTGAAATTTTTTGGTTGAACATGGTAATCTTGACAGATCAATGACTAATTCGTTGTGAATCTGAGCTCCATATAAGAGTCAGTTGTTGACCAATAAATTATTGTATGCACAAGGCGAGATTCAAATCTCTGACACTTAGTTAAGTAAACAAATAAGTTGATCACTCTAACCATCCAAATTGATTAATGCCATGAAATTATAATGATAACCATGGTTCTGAAAATGGCTCGAACCGATCGATCGGACTGGTTGAACCGTGAACCGACAAAAAAAACAATTCGGACAAATGGCATAACCGCCTATTTCAAAAACTGAAATTAGACTGTCGGACCGGTTAGAAACCGATCGATTGGACCGAACTGAATTAGACCAATTTTCACATTTCTGCCCAtcgatttgaattttaaattgaagaaaaaagaaaattgaaaaaaaaaaaccctcaCCATCACCCTCTCTGTCTCTCATTTATCTTCCCTCTCTCAAAAGAAAAATCCTAGCCTCCATCGCTACTCTCTTCTTCAAGTTGTCACCGTCGTCATCCTACCGCTGCCGTCGAATCTGATCCATCCGTCTCTCCACTGCTTTAGCATTGTCTCCGCTCATCTCTGTCGTTGCGTCGCATCGCATATGCTCGAAGCCGCCGTCCCACTGCAACTCATCTCGTGTCGTTTCTCTGTTGGGCAACCTCTGTTTCACCGCGTCGGTTCTGTTCCACCGCGCTCTAACCCTCCTCTGCTCCAGTTCCACCACGCTCCACCCTCCTTTGCTCCAGTTTTGCTGCGCTCCACCCTCCTCTATTCTAGTTTCGCCGCGTTCCACCTTTCGCGGCTCCAGTTATGCGACGGTCCAGCCACCCCTTCTCCAATTTCGCGACGGTCCAGCCACCTCTTCTTCAGGAATCCTATGTCTATACCTTCATCATATAATTGTTTCAATTTAGAAATGAATTCGTATGCTTCACCCTTTTACTTCTGTTATGTTGTTGTTTTGTTGtctttaatatttttgtttttattgtgaTTTTTTGTTCTTAAACTTGTTAAGTTAATAATTTGCTAAATTATTCGGCTGTTGTGTTAATTTGTTAAATTATTAGGTGGTTGTGAtttaatttgttgaatttttctatttagattttgttattatttatttgataaatgattgttatATACATATTATTGTTCTTGAGATTATTGGTTGTTgtgttttttttaattgttaatttgttaattttttaaattgttattgTCATTTTTGAGATATTGAGATTGAGATTGTTTTCGTTTTTTATTATTAGATtgttagattttttattagaatCTTGCTCTtgttaatttattaaattattgttATTGTGAATCTTGCTATTGAAATTGTTCTTGCTGatcatttttatatataaatctaATAGTAttaatttggatgatattttaaaatttatgttgatcatttttatatataaatctaATAGTAttaatttggatgatattttaaaatttatgttaGACTATAACTATATTTTGGTGTGTTTATAACTATATTTTGATGTGTTTATAATAAAAGACTAGAGAAAATAATAACTAGTATAACAAACTCTAGCtaaaataacaaatttaaaaCAGAAACAACAAACTTTCCTTAAATAACAATAAGTATATAAACAAGGAAGATATCTAAGAATTGGTATGGATGTTGTAAGCTCTCACTCTTCCCgtgaaattactcttcctctgatattcttttctcttgaattattcTGATAAATTCTCCGTAGCTCACCTTCTCACTAATTTACTCttctttttttaattgttttgaaTTTACTTGTTTCATTGATTGTTGAATTATTTATACTACTATACCTCATACTTCTTCTTATTCAATATAATTGTTGAGTTTGTATATATTATTAGATNNNNNNNNNNNNNNNNNNNNNNNNNNNNNNNNNNNNNNNNNNNNNNNNNNNNNNNNNNNNNNNNNNNNNNNNNNNNNNNNNNNNNNNNNNNNNNNNNNNNNNNNNNNNNNNNNNNNNNNNNNNNNNNNNNNNNNNNNNNNNNNNNNNNNNNNNNNNNNNNNNNNNNNNNNNNNNNNNNNNNNNNNNNNNNNNNNNNNNNNNNNNNNNNNNNNNNNNNNNNNNNNNNNNNNNNNNNNNNNNNNNNNNNNNNNNNNNNNNNNNNNNNNNNNNNNNNNNNNNNNNNNNNNNNNNNNNNNNNNNNNNNNNNNNNNNNNNNNNNNNNNNNNNNNNNNNNNNNNNNNNNNNNNNNNNNNNNNNNNNNNNNNNNNNNNNNNNNNNNNNNNNNNNNNNNNNNNNNNNNNNNNNNNNNNNNNNNNNNNNNNNNNNNNNNNNNNNNNNNNNNNNNNNNNNNNNNNNNNNNNNNNNNNNNNNNNNNNNNNNNNNNNNNNNNNNNNNNNNNNNNNNNNNNNNNNNNNNNNNNNNNNNNNNNNNNNNNNNNNNNNNNNNNNNNNNNNNNNNNNNNNNNNNNNNNNNNNNNNNNNNNNNNNNNNNNNNNNNNNNNNNNNNNNNNNNNNNNNNNNNNNNNNNNNNNNNNNNNNNNNNNNNNNNNNNNNNNNNNNNNNNNNNNNNNNNNNNNNNNNNNNNNNNNNNNNNNNNNNNNNNNNNNNNNNNNNNNNNNNNNNNNNNNNNNNNNNNNNNNNNNNNNNNNNNNNNNNNNNNNNNNNNNNNNNNNNNNNNNNNNNNNNNNNNNNNNNNNNNNNNNNNNNNNNNNNNNNNNNNNNNNNNNNNNNNNNNNNNNNNNNNNNNNNNNNNNNNNNNNNNNNNNNNNNNNNNNNNNNNNNNNNNNNNNNNNNNNNNNNNNNNNNNNNNNNNNNNNNNNNNNNNNNNNNNNNNNNNNNNNNNNNNNNNNNNNNNNNNNNNNNNNNNNNNNNNNNNNNNNNNNNNNNNNNNNNNNNNNNNNNNNNNNNNNNNNNNNNNNNNNNNNNNNNNNNNNNNNNNNNNNNNNNNNNNNNNNNNNNNNNNNNNNNNNTATTAGATGATATCagtttatttgtatttatttattattttattataaaataattttttcaattaaatcatAATTGGATCattgaattaataaattaataaattagtagTTAAAACGATTTAATAATCCATTCGATTGTTAAAACTATGATGATAACAATGACACGTACAAAAGAAATTTTATATCCACTACaaagaaatattatatttttattaaacgaGTATTCACGTTGAATTAGATTCACacttcttattaatttttttaaagggtaaagtatactttttgtttttgaagttttgcaaaagtttttaaaatattcttaagttttattttgtttcaattttgttttaaaagttttcaatttgcatcaaatatattcccgacgactaaatttttaaaaaatttaagaccaatctaacaataatgtatgaaaacgatgtttgatttgtttgtattgagggttgttcttatgaaattgttgttgaattggtcttaaattttttgaaaaattagccctCAAGAATATATTTGACACAAATCAAAAACTTctagacaaaattaaaacaaaataaaatttagagatatttttaaaatttttctcaaacttaaaaaacaaaaaatatatttacccTTTTTCAAATTTCGTTTAGTTTTTACGCTCATACAGTTTTCTTCTAATCTCACAACACCACAATTTTACTACTCGTAGTCGTCCGTGAATACTCGTCGATAGCCAATTGACACGGCTGCTACTAGCCAACGGCCACTCGCCACCAACAGTCTAaccaaaaatttaaataaaataaaatatttttgtactAAAATCCAACCATTCTTATGTTAACAcgttttgtttttaatatttacgatattttttaaatattcataatatttaattacattcaattttttcttcaacgtttttaatttatattaaaattattcttAAATATTAATTCTATAtaaaatgttaaaaataaaattaaaaatatttaagaatgaTTTTGATACAAATAAATAGAGTACTGCTAGAGAGTCAATGGCCTAAGCGTATAATGGGCTAAATTTTTTGTCtattaataaaatgaacatcacccataCTAAAAAAGAtcatgtcatgaaaccactcatcctaAAAGTATAATCTAATAGAACAATataacactaatgatcatatctctaatactttttAAACctttattgtacacattgtaagCTTATgctattggctccctatactttctcaaaTAAAAAACAttagagataaaattaaaaaaattaaaaatattaaaaacaaaattaaactataatAGTATAGCGATCAtgcttatattatatataaatttaaggaTCATGGCAGAGTCAACCCAGAATAGCCAACCAATTTTCTCAGTGCTCTCCATTTATTATTAACTAGAACGGTAGTGCCCGAAGCCCCAAGGGGGCAAAAGgcaaatactaataataatagtaataacatgggagttctcattcccttcttcctcttgttcttcttcttcctcctcctcctcacccACTTCTTCTTTCAGTTCTGGCGAACAAAGAAGCTCTCACACCTCATTTCCTTCTATAGGAACCGTAACCGCTTACTCGAATGGTTCACGGAGCTTGTTGCTGAGTCACCAACCAACACCATCGTGGTTCACCGCTTAGGCTCACGTAGGACCATTGTAACAGCCAACCCTTCCAACGTTGAGTACATACTCAAGACCAACTTCTTCAACTTCCCCAAAGGCAAGCCTTTCACTCACGTACTGGGTGATTTTCTCGGAAATGGGATTTTCAACGTTGACGGTGACCGTTGGTTTAGTCAACGTAAGGTCGCAAGCCATGAGTTCTCAGCAAGGTCGCTAAGGAAGTTCTTAATGTACACTCTGGCGGAAGAGGTGTACGGGAGGCTCGTCCCTGCGCTAGAGGGAGTTTCGTACGGTGGAAGCGTTCTTGACTTGCAAGAGATTCTCGCGAGATTCTCGTTCAACGTGATCTGTAAGTTCGCCATGGGGAGTGGTAATGCGTGTTCTTTGGACCCTTGTGTCCCCGTTTCGTCGCTCTGGAGAGCGTTTGATGTGGCGGCGGCGATATCGGCGAGGCGAGGGGCGGCACCGTTGTTTGTGATATGGAAGGTGAAGAGATTGCTTGGAGTTGGATCTGAGCGGAGGCTTAAAGAATCGATTCTTGAGGTTCACACGCACGTGATGAAACTGAtacatgagaagaagaagaagacgatgaAAAATAATGAGGATTTCTTATCAAGGCTTATATGTGCTGGTTATGAAGATGATGTTGTTAGGGACATGGTGATAAGTTTTGTGATGGCTGGGAAGGACACAACTTCAGCGGCATTGACATGGTTCTTTTGGATATTGTCACATTATCCCGACGTggaggaaaagattttgaaagaggCAGAGGCAAATGAACCATTAAATTATGAGTCACTTAAGAGGTTGAATTACTTGAAAGCGTGCCTATGCGAGTCAATGAGGCTTTTCCCACCAGTGGCATGGGACTCTAAGCATGCCTCATGTGATGATATGTTGCCAGATGGCACTGTGGTCAAAGCAGGAGATAGGGTCACTTATTTTCCATATGGAATGGGGAGACTGGAAGCATTATGGGGGTTGGATAGGTTTGAATTCAGGCCGGAGAGATGGTTTACTGGTGGAAAGTGGAGTGAGGTTTCTCCGTACAAGTTTCCAATTTTTCAGGCTGGTCCAAGGGTGTGTTTGGGCAAGGAAATGGCTTTTGTTCAAATGAAGTATCTTGTGGTTTCAATTCTCAAGAGGTTTAAGATCAGACTCGTTAGCACAAATAAGCCTACGTTTGTGCCACTTCTCACTGCACACATGGCCGGCGGCTTAAAGATATTCATTTCAAATAGGGAGAAAAGAAAATGAGTTAGAAGAGCACAATTTTTtatgttcttttttttctttcttaaggTAGTGATTAGCTCAATTCTTTTAAGGTGGCAGATTAGcccaattttttaatattaaagtgTACTAGATTAAATATTTTAAGGGGACAATTTGGAGGCTCAccattcttcttttccttttatgTTGGCGTTTCGAGACCACCGAGAATGAAAGGGAAATGGTTGGTGTACCATATTACATCGTATTGATTCTATTGAATAGATGGATATTTGCAACATGCATGTACATATTTATTTCTTGTATTACGAAAACGATTAGGAGCAAACAATTCTTACAGTTGTGTTTTGCACAAATAATTCAAATAGAGAAATTAGTTCCTGTAAAACGTGCTTTGTACATCTACGACTTAATTTTTAAAGATCTGGACGGAATAATGCTTTATGCCTGGCGCAATTGATTATTTATTTCATAACCCATGGTTGATCTACGTACGAAAGTGATTTAAATATAACTAACGTTTGGGACCTGCGTAGttcatttttaattctttttc is a genomic window of Arachis ipaensis cultivar K30076 chromosome B06, Araip1.1, whole genome shotgun sequence containing:
- the LOC107605023 gene encoding cytochrome P450 94B3-like, encoding MGVLIPFFLLFFFFLLLLTHFFFQFWRTKKLSHLISFYRNRNRLLEWFTELVAESPTNTIVVHRLGSRRTIVTANPSNVEYILKTNFFNFPKGKPFTHVLGDFLGNGIFNVDGDRWFSQRKVASHEFSARSLRKFLMYTLAEEVYGRLVPALEGVSYGGSVLDLQEILARFSFNVICKFAMGSGNACSLDPCVPVSSLWRAFDVAAAISARRGAAPLFVIWKVKRLLGVGSERRLKESILEVHTHVMKLIHEKKKKTMKNNEDFLSRLICAGYEDDVVRDMVISFVMAGKDTTSAALTWFFWILSHYPDVEEKILKEAEANEPLNYESLKRLNYLKACLCESMRLFPPVAWDSKHASCDDMLPDGTVVKAGDRVTYFPYGMGRLEALWGLDRFEFRPERWFTGGKWSEVSPYKFPIFQAGPRVCLGKEMAFVQMKYLVVSILKRFKIRLVSTNKPTFVPLLTAHMAGGLKIFISNREKRK